A single region of the Ptychodera flava strain L36383 chromosome 9, AS_Pfla_20210202, whole genome shotgun sequence genome encodes:
- the LOC139140460 gene encoding dynamin-binding protein-like: MEPGSRAKAIYDFQGTEPSELTLRAGDVVDIVERIDENWLVGTLDGKTGSFPSSYVTSVLQKRVVAKETFPASTDGDLAFQKGDIITLLDKIDDNWWRGQLGDNIGIFPFNYVEEYNASNNQGSQTAGGDAQKARALQDLTGQLHDELSFKKNDVITITEKVDGDWYRGTLNGKNGLVPSFCVEMLTSDTSQSSSGTDQSQKVDYSKLNDNLRQSLRGTTEADTKTAKSASESSEPWAKSMYPFSADNPGELSFMDGEKIILTRRIDEQWLEGRIDGRVGVFPSNYVNIVVDLPPQEFAASTNMTTRTNTQSNGPDKCKGTQGKAMFDFNADTAQDLPLKAGEVITIIVKVDADWYEARNSSGQVGYCPVNYVELLQSKPKKRPAPKPPGKKSPTKVTSFPTATSTEQSVTIFSGSITSAGENHSQEPTSLQAGQPLNTATDLTTSLPSTEQKNIFGEGDTAFTAGPATDNSSIGLGNFQAGDSVQNQDPLLPSMYKQGGSSYKSVSFAPKGVSTSSSGDSGKGDMLHRQDAVTQQSPPAIDLSMFDSMAPVKPTTNSESAAPLVPKTLLDASPVVESGGDILAPSKAADSTSKPVDNSSFAFDPLLAPTPFIPGGHKEIKSVHRPVSSGSQSAAPSLTSDFDPFAAESTIQQPASQAPPLVPTSAPVAKPTLETKLRSISQMSHDLDEFFGTADSYTSRVSTLDSIDNVLDPLGSSVAVDSQPFVPFTEVSPQPPPLPPRQPSPNPFAASVEQQQQQQLQSAIMSPSSTASTGSSKFT, from the exons ATGGAGCCTGGAAGCCGAGCCAAAGCTATTTATGATTTTCAAGGCACAGAACCAAGTGAGCTGACCCTCCGAGCTGGCGATGTTGTGGACATTGTTGAGAGGATAGATGAGAATTGGTTGGTGGGTACTCTGGATGGTAAGACAGGATCATTCCCATCCAGTTATGTCACCTCTGTCTTACAGAAGAGGGTCGTCGCCAAGGAAACATTCCCAGCAAGTACTGATGGTGATCTAGCATTCCAGAAAG GTGACATTATCACATTACTTGACAAGATTGATGATAACTGGTGGAGGGGACAACTTGGCGACAATATCGGCATATTCCCTTTCAACTACGTGGAAGAATACAACGCAAGTAATAACCAAG GATCACAGACAGCAGGAGGCGATGCACAGAAAGCGAGGGCACTGCAGGACTTGACGGGACAGCTGCATGATGAACTCAGTTTCAAGAAGAATGACGTCATCACTATCACGGAGAAAGTTGACGGGGATTGGTACCGGGGTActttaaatggcaaaaatggacTTGTAccttcattttgtgtggaaatgTTGACGTCGGATACATCACAGTCTTCATCGGGAACAGATCAATCACAGAAAGTTGACTACTCAAAACTtaatgacaatctcagacaaaGCCTGCGGGGTACAACCGAAGCTGATACAAAAACAGCAAAGTCGGCGTCTGAATCAAGTGAACCCTGGGCCAAATCTATGTATCCGTTCAGTGCAGATAATCCGGGAGAACTGAGCTTCATGGACGGagaaaaaatcattttgacaAGGAGGATTGACGAGCAATGGCTTGAGGGTAGAATCGACGGAAGGGTGGGTGTATTTCCAAGTAATTATGTGAATATTGTTGTTGATTTGCCACCCCAGGAATTTGCGGCATCAACAAACATGACCACAAGGACAAACACACAGAGTAATGGACCAGACAAATGCAAAGGAACACAAGGAAAGGCCATGTTTGATTTTAACGCTGACACTGCTCAAGATCTGCCACTCAAAGCAGGAGAAGTTATCACAATCATCGTAAAGGTGGATGCCGATTGGTATGAAGCCAGAAATTCAAGCGGCCAGGTTGGTTACTGCCCTGTTAACTATGTAGAACTTTTGCAATCCAAGCCCAAAAAGAGACCCGCTCCAAAGCCGCCTGGTAAAAAATCACCCACAAAGGTCACGTCATTCCCAACAGCAACATCAACAGAGCAATCAGTCACAATATTTTCTGGATCAATAACATCTGCAGGTGAAAACCACTCCCAGGAGCCAACATCATTGCAAGCAGGTCAACCACTCAATACTGCTACAGATCTGACAACCTCGTTACCTAGCACAGagcagaaaaacatttttgggGAAGGGGATACGGCCTTTACAGCAGGACCTGCCACTGACAACTCCTCAATTGGACTCGGCAACTTTCAAGCCGGAGATTCAGTTCAAAACCAGGACCCCTTGTTGCCGTCTATGTACAAGCAAGGAGGAAGCTCCTACAAATCTGTGTCTTTTGCTCCAAAGGGAGTGTCTACGTCAAGCAGTGGGGATTCAGGGAAAGGGGATATGCTACACAGACAGGATGCTGTGACTCAACAAAGTCCTCCGGCCATTGATTTGAGTATGTTTGATTCCATGGCACCTGTAAAACCGACCACGAATTCTGAGAGTGCTGCACCCTTGGTGCCAAAAACCCTTCTGGATGCTAGTCCTGTTGTAGAAAGTGGCGGGGATATTCTCGCACCAAGCAAAGCTGCAGACAGTACCAGCAAACCAGTTGACAACTCAAGTTTTGCTTTTGATCCTTTACTTGCCCCGACGCCATTTATTCCAGGAGGGCACAAAGAAATTAAATCAGTGCACAGACCTGTATCTTCGGGATCACAGAGTGCAGCACCATCTCTGACGTCGGATTTTGATCCTTTTGCGGCAGAAAGCACCATTCAACAACCTGCATCACAAGCTCCACCTCTAGTCCCAACCAGCGCGCCAGTAGCCAAGCCAACGCTTGAAACCAAACTGCGATCAATATCCCAGATGAGCCATGACCTAGACGAGTTCTTTGGAACGGCAGACAGCTACACCTCCAGAGTGAGTACACTGGACAGCATTGACAATGTGTTAGATCCCCTTGGGTCAAGTGTGGCTGTAGACTCACAGCCATTTGTACCGTTCACTGAAGTGTCACCTCAGCCACCTCCATTGCCACCAAGACAGCCTTCTCCGAATCCCTTCGCTGCTAGCGTTGAacagcaacagcagcagcaactACAAAGTGCAATAATGTCACCGTCGTCCACAGCATCAACAGGATCATCCAAGTTCACTTGA